In a genomic window of Pirellulales bacterium:
- a CDS encoding AI-2E family transporter: MRRLAASTALVLATLAGIAILWELRGAVLIFFLSLGTSAALRPMIEQLHRWGLPKSLALGVTYLGCVVAFFGLALALVFPLAADLHQLGHDTKAAYDDISTNWPKGNALERTIAQRLPSWDDLQRLGVRAGTDAAKDVSAAKTEPANQDQQADPLDQTESGIASWWAHRAVHTLLGVTWGFFGSILNVLIIVVLSLYWSIDRVHFERLWLSLLDVGRRQRSRETWRAIENATGAYLQREAVQSLSAGCLLGCGFWLLQQPYPVLSAAVGALAWLIPWVGAPLAMIAVTAIWLPRFMLVSGEGALVMLAAASLYTLLVLMLLEWLVEPRLFRRKRYNPILLVLVGVGMVDSLGFLGLLLAPPIAAAIQILGAQYLAHRTAAALSTRESSPSALAERLSTLRARMADAAEVSAETQNAVNRLDELVEQARHLLEPPTAARLTTGLSH; encoded by the coding sequence ATGAGACGATTAGCCGCTTCGACGGCGCTGGTGCTAGCGACACTCGCCGGGATCGCCATCCTCTGGGAATTGCGCGGGGCGGTGCTGATTTTTTTCCTGTCGCTGGGAACCTCGGCAGCGCTGCGGCCCATGATCGAGCAGCTTCACCGCTGGGGATTGCCTAAATCGTTGGCCTTGGGAGTGACGTATCTGGGCTGCGTGGTCGCTTTTTTTGGCTTGGCGCTGGCGCTGGTCTTTCCCTTGGCCGCGGACTTACACCAACTGGGGCACGACACCAAGGCGGCCTACGACGACATCAGCACGAACTGGCCGAAGGGAAACGCGCTGGAGCGGACGATTGCCCAGCGCTTGCCTTCCTGGGACGATTTGCAGCGCCTCGGTGTCCGCGCCGGCACGGATGCCGCCAAGGATGTCTCGGCTGCTAAAACCGAGCCAGCGAACCAAGACCAGCAAGCCGATCCGTTGGATCAAACCGAGAGCGGCATCGCCTCGTGGTGGGCCCATCGCGCCGTCCATACGTTGCTGGGGGTGACCTGGGGATTCTTCGGCTCGATCCTCAATGTGTTGATTATCGTGGTCTTGAGCCTTTATTGGAGCATCGATCGCGTTCATTTCGAGCGGCTGTGGCTGTCGCTCTTGGACGTCGGGCGCCGCCAGCGATCGCGCGAAACATGGCGCGCCATCGAAAACGCGACCGGAGCGTATTTGCAGCGTGAGGCGGTACAAAGCCTGTCGGCGGGCTGCCTATTGGGGTGCGGATTCTGGCTCTTGCAACAGCCCTACCCGGTATTGTCGGCGGCCGTCGGAGCGCTCGCCTGGTTGATTCCCTGGGTCGGTGCGCCCTTGGCGATGATCGCGGTCACCGCGATCTGGCTGCCGCGCTTCATGCTGGTCAGTGGCGAAGGGGCGCTCGTGATGCTGGCCGCCGCGTCGCTGTACACGCTCTTGGTGCTGATGCTGTTGGAATGGCTGGTCGAGCCGCGCCTGTTTCGACGCAAGCGCTATAACCCGATTTTGCTGGTCCTGGTCGGCGTGGGCATGGTCGATTCGTTGGGCTTCTTGGGATTGCTCCTTGCTCCACCGATTGCCGCCGCGATACAAATCCTGGGGGCCCAGTACTTGGCGCATCGGACCGCGGCGGCCTTGTCGACGCGCGAATCTTCGCCCAGTGCGCTGGCCGAGCGGCTATCGACGCTTCGAGCGCGGATGGCAGACGCCGCGGAGGTCTCGGCCGAAACGCAAAACGCCGTCAATCGGCTGGACGAGTTGGTCGAGCAGGCACGCCACTTGCTCGAACCACCCACGGCCGCCAGGTTGACTACCGGATTGTCGCATTAG
- the deoC gene encoding deoxyribose-phosphate aldolase, which produces MDATIARMIDYSLLPPVLTDDELRDGCRRAVELSVASVCIKPYAVPLAATLLAGSTVAVGTVIGFPHGSHHTVVKVFEAELACREGATELDMVVNPGKVLSRDWAYVEADIRAVVDAAHSVGALVKVIFENDFLPDDALKIELCQICRRVGADFVKTSTGYGFVRQSAGGYNYRGATEHDVALMKAHAGPTMQVKAAGGVRTHAEAVRMRELGATRIGTSAPEALITPAADATVTAAGY; this is translated from the coding sequence ATGGATGCAACTATCGCCAGGATGATCGATTATTCGCTCTTGCCGCCGGTGCTCACCGACGACGAGCTTCGTGACGGTTGCCGCCGGGCAGTCGAATTGAGCGTGGCCAGCGTCTGCATCAAACCCTATGCCGTACCGCTGGCCGCGACGTTACTGGCCGGCAGCACCGTCGCCGTCGGTACAGTGATCGGCTTCCCGCACGGTTCGCATCACACGGTCGTTAAAGTCTTTGAAGCCGAGTTAGCCTGCCGAGAGGGCGCCACCGAGCTGGACATGGTCGTGAATCCCGGCAAGGTCCTCAGCCGCGACTGGGCCTACGTCGAAGCCGATATTCGCGCTGTGGTCGATGCGGCGCATTCGGTCGGTGCACTGGTAAAGGTGATCTTCGAGAACGACTTTCTGCCCGACGACGCGCTAAAGATCGAGCTGTGCCAGATCTGTCGTCGCGTCGGGGCCGACTTCGTGAAAACGTCGACCGGCTATGGATTCGTGCGACAGTCGGCCGGTGGCTACAACTATCGCGGCGCCACCGAGCACGACGTGGCTCTGATGAAAGCGCACGCCGGCCCGACCATGCAGGTCAAAGCCGCCGGCGGCGTGCGCACCCATGCCGAAGCGGTACGGATGCGCGAACTAGGCGCGACGCGCATCGGCACCAGCGCTCCCGAAGCCTTGATCACGCCTGCGGCCGACGCGACTGTGACCGCCGCGGGCTACTAG
- a CDS encoding YihY/virulence factor BrkB family protein, with product MRLKAIWEILQTAIVDWQRHNAPRLGAAIAYYAIFSIAPLMVIAIAIAGSIFGEQAAKGEVFVQMNRFLGNESAARAIEDLVLNAARPRTGTLATALSFFALWFGASGVFGQIKGALDTTWGVERKPGAGWLPVFLEYAWSVGMVAAVGLLLLGSLVVSSFLTAATSFTENTLPISDFSLRVVEWTVSLAVLTILFGMIFKLLPDVVVRWRDVWVGALITAVLFSVGKFLIGWYLARLVISSAYGAAGSFVLVLIWTYYSAQIFLLGAEVTQAYARYLGAPVRPSWHAQFVTTTAAAEPPALFRQASPGSGSKHKRRGKPKRSG from the coding sequence ATGAGACTGAAGGCGATCTGGGAAATTCTGCAGACCGCGATTGTCGACTGGCAGCGGCACAATGCGCCACGTTTGGGCGCGGCAATTGCGTACTACGCGATTTTTTCGATTGCCCCGCTGATGGTCATCGCGATTGCCATCGCGGGCTCGATTTTCGGCGAGCAGGCGGCCAAGGGCGAGGTCTTCGTGCAGATGAACCGGTTTCTGGGCAACGAATCGGCCGCGCGGGCGATCGAAGACCTGGTGCTCAACGCCGCCCGGCCGCGCACCGGTACGTTGGCCACCGCTTTAAGCTTTTTCGCGCTGTGGTTCGGGGCCTCGGGGGTTTTTGGGCAAATCAAAGGTGCCCTCGATACGACCTGGGGTGTCGAGCGAAAACCCGGGGCAGGGTGGTTGCCGGTTTTCCTGGAGTATGCCTGGAGTGTGGGCATGGTAGCCGCCGTGGGATTGCTTTTGCTAGGGTCGCTGGTGGTCAGCTCATTCCTGACCGCGGCGACGTCTTTCACCGAAAACACGCTGCCGATTTCTGATTTTTCGTTGCGCGTCGTCGAGTGGACCGTATCGCTCGCGGTGCTGACGATCTTGTTCGGCATGATCTTCAAGTTGCTCCCCGACGTCGTGGTGCGCTGGCGCGACGTGTGGGTCGGGGCCCTGATCACGGCCGTCCTTTTCTCAGTCGGCAAATTCCTGATCGGCTGGTATCTGGCCCGACTGGTCATCAGTTCGGCCTATGGGGCGGCCGGATCGTTCGTTCTGGTGTTGATCTGGACCTATTATTCGGCGCAGATTTTTCTCCTGGGGGCCGAGGTCACACAGGCTTACGCGCGGTATTTGGGGGCACCCGTGCGACCCTCTTGGCATGCTCAATTCGTAACCACCACGGCTGCCGCGGAGCCGCCTGCACTGTTTCGGCAGGCGTCGCCGGGGTCGGGCTCAAAACACAAACGCCGCGGCAAACCGAAGCGTTCTGGCTGA
- a CDS encoding nucleoside transporter C-terminal domain-containing protein yields MLSRFISLAGLLVIIGLAWLMSSHRRTIPWRVIAGGLLLQFALAVVVLKTDPGQWLFTTTGDLVTRLLDFVDVGAAFVFGPNFHEFPFAFKVLPTIIFFSSLMSVLYYFGIMQLVTRLFAVVMQRLMNTSGAESLASAANIFVGPTEAALVIRPYIASMTSSELMAVMIGGFANAAGGVLAVYVSMGMSAGHLITASLISAPASLLLAKVMEPELGEPVTRGRVKMEVDTSAANAIHAAALGAAEGLKLALTVGAMIIAFLALIAMLDAGIVWLGAQVGQSWSLAAGLSYAFAPLAFVMGIEPADCLKVGELLGIKVVANEIVAFKQLAEWLEPDSLTHISDRSRVIITYALCGFSNLGTIGIQIGGIGPMAPEREGELARFGLRAMLGGLLASCMTACIAGVLV; encoded by the coding sequence ATGCTCTCGCGCTTCATCAGTCTGGCAGGCCTGCTGGTGATTATCGGCCTGGCGTGGCTGATGAGCTCGCACCGTCGCACTATTCCTTGGCGCGTGATCGCGGGGGGGCTGCTCTTGCAGTTCGCGCTGGCTGTCGTGGTGCTCAAGACCGATCCGGGCCAATGGTTGTTCACGACGACCGGCGACCTGGTGACGCGCCTCTTGGATTTCGTCGACGTCGGCGCTGCCTTTGTCTTCGGGCCGAATTTTCACGAGTTTCCGTTCGCCTTCAAGGTATTGCCCACGATCATTTTCTTTTCGTCGTTGATGTCGGTGTTGTACTACTTCGGCATCATGCAATTGGTGACCAGGCTTTTCGCCGTGGTCATGCAGCGTCTGATGAACACTTCGGGAGCCGAAAGCCTGGCATCGGCGGCCAACATCTTTGTCGGACCGACCGAGGCGGCACTAGTGATCCGGCCTTATATCGCCAGCATGACCAGTTCGGAATTGATGGCCGTCATGATTGGTGGCTTCGCCAATGCGGCGGGGGGCGTCCTGGCCGTCTACGTCAGCATGGGCATGAGCGCCGGGCATTTGATCACGGCGTCGTTGATTTCCGCTCCCGCGTCGCTTTTGCTGGCCAAGGTCATGGAGCCCGAACTGGGCGAGCCTGTCACGCGCGGGCGTGTGAAGATGGAAGTCGATACCAGTGCGGCCAACGCCATTCACGCCGCGGCGCTCGGCGCTGCCGAAGGGCTGAAATTGGCGCTGACCGTGGGAGCCATGATCATCGCCTTTCTGGCATTGATCGCCATGCTCGATGCGGGGATCGTGTGGCTTGGCGCGCAGGTCGGCCAATCGTGGTCCTTGGCGGCCGGCTTGAGTTACGCGTTTGCGCCGCTGGCGTTTGTCATGGGAATCGAACCGGCTGATTGCTTGAAAGTAGGCGAGCTCTTGGGCATCAAGGTCGTGGCCAACGAGATCGTGGCCTTCAAACAACTGGCCGAGTGGCTCGAGCCTGACTCGCTGACGCACATCAGCGATCGATCACGCGTAATTATCACCTACGCCCTGTGCGGCTTCTCGAACCTGGGGACGATCGGCATCCAGATCGGCGGCATCGGACCGATGGCTCCGGAGCGCGAGGGGGAACTGGCCCGATTCGGCCTGCGCGCCATGCTGGGTGGTCTCTTGGCGAGTTGCATGACCGCGTGTATCGCCGGTGTGCTTGTCTGA
- a CDS encoding alpha/beta hydrolase: MIAAAALLGLSLLMFFENSLIFIPSRYPDGDWQPRHIEFEDAWFTAPDGTQLHGWYLPVDEPRAYVLFAHGNAGHIAHRAPFLRHLQQEQRVAVLAFDYRGFGRSSGRPNEAGVLADARAARSWLAERAQIAPGQIVLLGESIGGGVMVDLAAADGARGLILENTFTSLPDVAAYHFPWLPVRPLMRTRFDSLAKIGNYSGPLLQCHGDADTVVPFTLGQQLHAAAQEPKKLVVIRGGDHNDPRDQQWLAALDAFFDELSER, translated from the coding sequence GTGATCGCGGCGGCTGCACTACTCGGTCTGTCGCTATTAATGTTTTTCGAAAATTCTCTCATCTTCATTCCCTCGCGCTATCCCGACGGGGATTGGCAGCCCCGCCACATCGAGTTCGAGGACGCGTGGTTCACAGCCCCCGACGGCACACAGCTGCACGGCTGGTATTTGCCGGTCGATGAGCCGCGAGCCTACGTCCTCTTCGCTCACGGCAACGCCGGACACATTGCGCACCGTGCGCCCTTCCTGCGCCACTTGCAGCAAGAACAACGCGTGGCTGTGCTGGCCTTCGACTACCGCGGCTTTGGCCGCAGCAGTGGCCGCCCGAACGAAGCCGGCGTCTTGGCCGACGCCCGCGCGGCGCGCTCCTGGCTCGCCGAGCGCGCGCAAATCGCGCCAGGCCAAATTGTTCTCTTGGGCGAAAGCATCGGCGGTGGCGTCATGGTCGACCTGGCAGCAGCGGACGGGGCGCGCGGCTTGATTCTGGAGAACACGTTCACGTCCCTGCCGGACGTTGCCGCGTATCACTTTCCCTGGTTGCCAGTGCGTCCGCTCATGCGGACGCGGTTCGATTCGCTCGCGAAGATCGGCAACTATTCCGGGCCGCTCCTGCAGTGTCACGGCGATGCCGACACGGTCGTGCCGTTCACGCTCGGCCAGCAGCTGCATGCAGCGGCACAAGAGCCGAAGAAGCTGGTCGTCATCCGCGGTGGGGATCACAACGACCCACGCGACCAACAGTGGCTGGCCGCGCTGGACGCGTTCTTCGACGAATTGTCCGAACGCTGA
- a CDS encoding AI-2E family transporter, whose product MPTVATNEETWSPRRIVGGTLVVCAVVGLFALALVARHVLFFLFVAIVLSTAIKPLVALLTGRGIPRVVSIALVYSLLLTTLVAPAIVGLPLLVDQAQQVLHSLPESYSDFRDRIGKISATVAQRLPEKPPWVDREDEVIEGAISAINRAISYSGILIRGGVIVVIVIFTSFLWTIYEEQTIRSLLLFLPADKRQEAGEVVEGIQAKVGAYIRGQGLLCLAVGLMSLVAYLIIGLPHALVLAITAGVLEAVPVFGPVLGAIAPMLVALSVDPSKVLWVIVSAIVIQQSENYLLVPRIMDRSVGVNAVVTLLAIAGFSALEGLAGAVLAIPMAAIIQLLLDRYVLGPEALEPEAPAQRDAIGQLRFQTQALIQEIRLQTREKDDPTSSRADRVEETIELIAQQLDDVLARRGDVLNVRAAEVLR is encoded by the coding sequence ATGCCGACGGTCGCCACGAACGAAGAAACCTGGTCGCCACGACGCATCGTTGGAGGCACGCTGGTCGTATGCGCCGTGGTGGGTCTCTTTGCCTTGGCACTTGTGGCCAGGCATGTGTTGTTCTTTCTGTTCGTCGCCATCGTGCTCTCGACGGCGATCAAGCCGCTTGTCGCGCTTTTGACCGGTCGTGGCATTCCGCGCGTAGTGTCGATTGCCCTGGTCTATTCCCTATTGCTTACCACGCTCGTGGCGCCTGCGATCGTCGGTTTGCCGCTGTTGGTCGACCAGGCGCAGCAGGTACTGCATTCACTGCCGGAAAGCTACAGCGATTTTCGCGACCGGATCGGCAAGATTTCCGCCACGGTTGCTCAGCGTCTGCCGGAGAAGCCGCCGTGGGTCGACCGCGAGGACGAAGTAATCGAAGGCGCGATCTCCGCCATCAACCGCGCGATCAGCTACAGCGGTATCTTGATTCGCGGCGGCGTGATCGTGGTGATCGTGATCTTCACCAGCTTTCTGTGGACAATCTACGAAGAACAAACCATTCGCTCGCTGCTCTTGTTCCTGCCGGCCGACAAGCGGCAGGAGGCGGGCGAAGTGGTCGAGGGCATTCAGGCCAAGGTGGGCGCCTACATCCGCGGCCAGGGGCTGCTTTGCCTCGCCGTCGGGCTCATGTCGCTCGTGGCCTATCTGATCATCGGCCTGCCACATGCTCTGGTGCTGGCGATCACGGCGGGCGTTCTCGAAGCGGTGCCGGTCTTCGGACCCGTACTAGGAGCCATCGCGCCGATGCTCGTGGCGCTGTCGGTCGATCCCTCGAAAGTGCTGTGGGTTATCGTTTCGGCAATCGTCATTCAGCAGTCGGAAAACTATCTGCTGGTGCCGCGAATCATGGACCGCTCGGTGGGTGTGAACGCGGTGGTGACGCTTCTAGCGATCGCCGGATTCAGCGCCCTGGAAGGGCTGGCCGGCGCCGTGCTGGCCATTCCGATGGCCGCCATTATCCAGTTGCTCCTGGATCGTTACGTGCTGGGGCCCGAAGCGCTCGAGCCCGAGGCGCCGGCGCAACGGGATGCGATCGGTCAGTTGCGTTTTCAGACGCAGGCACTCATTCAAGAAATCCGCTTGCAAACTCGGGAAAAGGACGATCCCACCAGCAGCCGCGCTGACCGCGTCGAAGAGACGATCGAGCTCATCGCCCAACAACTGGACGACGTCCTCGCGCGCCGCGGTGACGTGCTGAACGTGCGGGCTGCGGAGGTGCTGCGATGA
- a CDS encoding purine-nucleoside phosphorylase produces MEPNFQTAAIEEAASHIRACWQSAPRVGVILGSGLGGFADQIAVETAIPYGGIPHFPQSTAVGHRGQLVCGTLAGAAVIAMQGRCHAYEGYTAAQITLPVRVMHALGVELLIVSNASGGMNPRYRRGDIVVIDDHINLMFRSPLVGPHNPPWGDRFPDMSCPYDRQLNDRALAIARRENFAAHRGVYVGVTGPNLETRAEYRFYRRVGGDVIGMSTVPEVIVAAQLGLRVLGLATVTNVCLPDALGRATAHEIIDVAASAEPRLRKIVAEIVGEFAAEAPSREVVTTTGPGL; encoded by the coding sequence ATGGAACCGAATTTCCAAACGGCGGCGATCGAAGAAGCGGCGAGCCACATTCGCGCTTGCTGGCAGAGCGCGCCGCGGGTCGGCGTTATTCTTGGATCGGGATTGGGCGGGTTCGCCGACCAGATCGCGGTCGAAACAGCAATACCTTACGGCGGCATTCCCCATTTCCCGCAATCCACGGCTGTCGGGCATCGCGGCCAATTGGTGTGCGGTACCCTGGCCGGCGCGGCCGTCATCGCCATGCAAGGGCGTTGCCACGCCTACGAAGGGTATACAGCCGCGCAGATCACGCTGCCGGTGCGCGTGATGCACGCCCTGGGAGTCGAATTGCTGATCGTCTCGAATGCCAGCGGTGGCATGAATCCGCGCTATCGGCGGGGAGATATCGTCGTCATCGACGACCATATCAATCTGATGTTTCGCAGCCCGTTGGTCGGGCCGCACAACCCGCCCTGGGGCGACCGCTTTCCCGACATGAGCTGCCCCTACGATCGCCAGCTCAACGATCGAGCGCTCGCCATCGCCCGGCGCGAAAACTTCGCGGCTCACCGTGGCGTCTACGTCGGCGTGACAGGTCCGAATCTGGAAACCCGGGCCGAGTACCGGTTCTATCGACGTGTCGGCGGCGACGTGATCGGCATGTCCACCGTGCCCGAGGTGATCGTCGCAGCGCAACTGGGACTGCGCGTGTTGGGTTTGGCTACGGTGACGAACGTCTGCCTGCCCGACGCTTTGGGCCGCGCCACGGCGCATGAGATTATCGACGTGGCAGCTTCCGCGGAACCGAGGCTGCGAAAGATCGTGGCGGAGATTGTGGGCGAGTTTGCCGCAGAAGCACCTTCGCGCGAAGTCGTTACCACCACAGGTCCAGGACTGTAA
- a CDS encoding YqgE/AlgH family protein, translating into MESLQGLLLVASPELGDPNFRQTVVLIVRHTPDEGTLGLVLNRATSTSVRELWQRMGQEDCQQDTPLSLGGPCEGPLMALHTEATIAEIEVLPGLYFTASSDQLRALICEKHEGPVRFFFGYAGWAAGQLEMELQAGAWRTEPTGLRHVFALQSELWERSISEAAGWEVLAALRIKDVPVDPSRN; encoded by the coding sequence ATGGAATCATTGCAAGGCCTCTTGCTGGTGGCATCTCCTGAGCTGGGAGATCCGAACTTTCGCCAGACGGTCGTCCTCATCGTGCGGCACACGCCCGACGAAGGAACTCTCGGATTGGTCCTCAATCGGGCGACGTCGACCAGCGTTCGCGAGCTTTGGCAGCGTATGGGACAGGAAGACTGCCAACAGGACACGCCGCTCAGCTTAGGCGGCCCGTGCGAAGGCCCCTTGATGGCGCTGCACACGGAAGCCACGATTGCCGAGATCGAGGTTTTGCCAGGCTTGTACTTCACGGCTAGCAGCGATCAATTGCGGGCGTTGATCTGCGAGAAGCACGAGGGGCCGGTCCGTTTTTTCTTTGGATACGCCGGCTGGGCTGCCGGCCAACTGGAAATGGAATTGCAAGCGGGCGCTTGGCGCACCGAGCCGACCGGTCTGCGGCATGTATTCGCTCTGCAATCCGAGTTGTGGGAACGCTCGATTAGTGAAGCGGCTGGCTGGGAAGTGTTGGCGGCGCTGCGCATCAAGGACGTACCGGTCGACCCTTCGAGAAACTAA
- a CDS encoding FAD-dependent oxidoreductase, with the protein MAPLADLQTIAAARLLGRSHRARRIEAVGYLSRREFVRQSLAAGAAMLMCAAPAATYGRQRTDRRVIVVGAGLAGLACASELRAAGYDVTVLEARDRVGGRVHTLRDFVPGKTVEAGGEFVGSNHPTWLAYAERFKLQLVDVPDTHDIDSPVILGGKRLSKLGVIAVFQQIEEVERHMTDAARSIDADEPWKSADAKELDELSVATWLDRQELRPLVRLAIETEFISYSGVPTARESFLGALTTIKGGGLEKYWTENEAFHCVGGNQQLADRLVETIGADRVRLQMPVERVEVTESGATVRCLSGATFEADDVVLAAPPSTWRHIRFEPALPEVLKPQMGKNVKFLVSAKEDFWTPSELPPTSMSDGPIGFTWDATAGQPGGPEKAFVAFAGGEAAEQLHRLTGPERVRTILRDLTERYPKLPECLVRTQFVDWLAQKWTLGSYSTPAPGQVTGQGPILAAGLGRLHFAGEHTCLKFVGFMEGALNSGVTVARRLAVRDRLVS; encoded by the coding sequence ATGGCACCCCTCGCTGACCTGCAAACGATTGCCGCAGCGCGCTTGCTGGGGCGCTCGCATCGCGCGCGGCGAATCGAGGCCGTTGGCTACTTATCGCGCCGCGAATTTGTGCGGCAATCGCTGGCCGCGGGGGCGGCGATGCTCATGTGCGCGGCGCCTGCAGCAACCTACGGCCGCCAGCGAACCGATCGTCGCGTCATCGTTGTTGGCGCCGGACTGGCGGGCCTCGCGTGCGCATCCGAGTTGCGCGCGGCGGGCTATGACGTCACCGTGCTCGAAGCGCGCGATCGCGTGGGCGGACGCGTACACACGCTGCGCGATTTCGTGCCTGGCAAAACCGTCGAGGCCGGCGGCGAGTTCGTCGGTTCGAATCACCCGACCTGGCTGGCCTATGCGGAGCGATTCAAGCTGCAACTGGTCGACGTGCCTGACACGCACGACATCGATAGCCCCGTGATCCTGGGCGGCAAGCGGTTAAGCAAGCTGGGGGTGATCGCGGTTTTTCAGCAGATCGAAGAGGTCGAGCGCCACATGACCGACGCGGCCCGCTCGATCGATGCCGACGAACCGTGGAAAAGCGCAGACGCAAAGGAATTGGACGAGTTGTCCGTCGCAACATGGCTTGACAGACAAGAATTGAGGCCGCTCGTACGTCTGGCGATCGAAACGGAGTTCATCTCCTACAGCGGCGTGCCTACCGCGCGCGAAAGCTTTCTCGGCGCCCTGACCACGATCAAAGGGGGCGGATTAGAGAAATACTGGACAGAAAACGAGGCGTTCCATTGCGTCGGGGGGAATCAGCAGTTGGCCGACCGACTGGTCGAAACGATCGGTGCCGATCGCGTGCGCCTGCAGATGCCGGTAGAGCGCGTCGAGGTTACTGAGTCAGGCGCCACAGTGCGCTGTTTGAGCGGCGCGACCTTCGAGGCAGATGACGTTGTGTTGGCGGCCCCGCCCAGCACGTGGCGCCACATCCGCTTCGAGCCGGCGCTGCCCGAAGTGTTGAAGCCGCAGATGGGGAAGAACGTGAAATTCCTGGTTTCGGCGAAGGAGGATTTCTGGACCCCCTCCGAGTTACCGCCGACCAGTATGAGCGACGGCCCGATCGGCTTCACGTGGGACGCCACGGCGGGTCAGCCGGGTGGACCTGAAAAGGCATTCGTGGCGTTTGCAGGCGGTGAGGCCGCCGAGCAATTGCACCGCCTCACGGGCCCGGAACGTGTTCGCACGATATTGCGAGATTTGACCGAGCGCTATCCGAAGCTACCAGAGTGTCTTGTGCGCACCCAATTCGTGGATTGGCTAGCGCAGAAGTGGACGCTGGGCAGCTATTCCACGCCGGCCCCGGGACAGGTGACTGGACAAGGACCGATTCTGGCGGCGGGCTTGGGGCGACTGCACTTTGCCGGGGAGCATACCTGTCTCAAGTTCGTCGGCTTCATGGAAGGGGCGCTCAATTCGGGAGTAACCGTTGCCCGGCGACTGGCGGTGCGCGATCGCCTGGTCAGTTAG
- the cdd gene encoding cytidine deaminase: MNDSLAVLDRERLIAAAVDARQRAYARYSRFQVGAAILTVDGSIVTGANVENASYGLTICAERVAVHTAVAAGKRDFRALAVATAGGLTPCGACRQVLSEFCDDLVILLVDTERQNAVTEARVAQLLPNCFRLR, from the coding sequence ATGAACGATTCGCTCGCAGTATTGGATCGCGAACGACTCATCGCGGCCGCGGTCGACGCACGGCAACGCGCCTATGCCCGATACTCACGGTTTCAAGTCGGGGCGGCGATCTTGACCGTCGACGGGTCGATCGTCACGGGTGCGAACGTGGAAAACGCCTCGTACGGCCTGACGATCTGTGCCGAGCGCGTGGCCGTCCACACGGCCGTGGCCGCCGGGAAGCGGGATTTTCGCGCCCTGGCCGTGGCCACCGCCGGTGGGCTCACGCCGTGCGGCGCATGCCGGCAGGTCCTGAGTGAGTTTTGCGATGATCTGGTGATTTTGCTCGTCGACACGGAGCGGCAGAATGCCGTGACCGAGGCGCGTGTGGCCCAGCTCTTGCCGAACTGCTTTCGACTGCGCTAG